agataagatgaaatgaatgaaatctcaATGTCAAACCGTAATGTTTATTATTAAACATTGaagataaagaaacaaaacaatattgctgAATTCATCGCGAGTGTCTGAGAAAAGAGGAAGAGTGTTCTGAAGTCGGAAACATTCTTGTTTACAAAATTGTCTGCAGGAAAGTGTCAAACAAACTTCTCAATATGAGAAATGATATACAGTATCACATTTCAGTCACTCCTATGAAAGTGCGGCATAGTGTAGCTTCACAGCATTCAGTGTGGAATGACGAAGACATAAGGATGACTAAACATGTAGAATGGCGACGGGCTGTGGTGGAGACTCCCTTCACGGTATGGCGATGGAAACGGAGAAGTCGGTCGGCTGCTTCGGGAGAGAAAGTCTACAGACATCAAGGGATTGGTGGCGCCCTGCTGCTTTCGATGAGATGTGGTCTGCTGCAAACTCATGATGTCACGCTCGTCGCTGATGCGGAAAGTCGACCAGGAACCCGGTGATCGGCTGCTACGAGACAGGAAATCGATTGACATCGGTGAGTCGTTGATGGCGAGCTTCTTGGGCGGCGGTGTGTTCTCCTGGTCGATGACGTCGCATTCGGTTGATCGCTTATGCTTTCCTCTAGATGAAGACTCCGGTCCCTCGATGTCGGTTGACCTGACGATCTGGTTGTGGCTGATGCCTGGTCGAGCAGAGAGGGAGTTGAGTGAAGCTCGACGAAGGCGTGAACGGCGATTCTGGAACCAGACCTGaagacaaacaaagaacaaatcTGACGTTAGCATTTTGcttcatacacaaacattttttttaacataaaacGTAACATGCtactgccagaaaaaaaaagtcaaaaatgTCATGCGACAAAGGACGTGCCATTCGTATTCTCGTTGCTGTGCTAGGGGAGTGTTTGAGTCTCAAATTTTTATTTAAATCAGGAATCCCATTTTAATAACAGTCGATGAAGTGAAAGCTTTAATTTGAAACCATCAATCTACATTCAgtaatattacaaaagtatTACAAGAGATAATCAACTTTACTTCATCATTTATCTTATACATCTTTGCTTTACATACTTGTATTCTGTCTTCATCGAGGCAGAGTGAGGCAGCCAGTTTCTCTCTAGAAACGATGTCGGGATATCG
Above is a window of Diadema setosum chromosome 4, eeDiaSeto1, whole genome shotgun sequence DNA encoding:
- the LOC140227427 gene encoding uncharacterized protein; this encodes MADSLLSLLPQVSTSVPTKGLRRRRPTMFTEWQLERLKAEFDIDRYPDIVSREKLAASLCLDEDRIQVWFQNRRSRLRRASLNSLSARPGISHNQIVRSTDIEGPESSSRGKHKRSTECDVIDQENTPPPKKLAINDSPMSIDFLSRSSRSPGSWSTFRISDERDIMSLQQTTSHRKQQGATNPLMSVDFLSRSSRPTSPFPSPYREGSLHHSPSPFYMFSHPYVFVIPH